A region of the Chelatococcus sp. YT9 genome:
GACGCACGACACTTGTCGTTGCCCATCGCCTCGCCACCATCCAGCATGCCGACCGCATTATCGTCGTGGACGACCACGGCATCGTCGAGCAGGGACGTCATGATGAACTCGTCAAGGCCGGCGGCGCTTACCAGCGGCTTCACGAGGCGCAGTATGGCGCGTTTTTCAACCGTGCCGGCGAATGACGCAAGCGGGTGGAACGCGCGGCCGCGCCTGCTTGATCGATATTAAGGCGGCGCGTTTTTTTCGTGTGTTGCTGCGCCAGCATCCATGTATAAAACAGCGACTTCGGGAGTGATCGCGCCTCGGTGACCCGTCCGCGGGCGACAGTCTGCCTGCGTGTGTGACTGTCATCGCCGTGGCTCAGCCGTTGCCGGAGCATCGATAGCTGCTGGTCAGGATTAAGTCTGGAGGATTTGTTCATGCCGCATGAGACCACGCTCATCGCGACTGTTGCAGTGGGTTTCGTGCTGGCCTTCATCTTTGGCTTCCTGGCCGATCGATTTCGATTGCCCCCCTTGGTCGGCTATCTCGTCGCCGGCATCTTCATCGGGCCCTTCACGCCCGGCTTTGTTGCTGACGCGGGCCTTTCCGGACAGCTGGCCGAGATGGGCGTCATTCTGCTGATGTTTGGCGTCGGCCTTCACTTTTCGATTTCCGATCTCATGGCCGTCAAATGGATCGCCATTCCTGGTGCTGTGGGTCAGATCGTCCTCGCCACGCTGATCGGTGTGGGGGTCGGCACGATCTGGGGTTGGAGCCTCGGCGGCAGCCTGGTGTTTGGCCTCTCCCTTTCGGTCGCGAGTACGGTAGTACTGTTGAAGGCACTGGAAGAGCGCAACATGTTGCCAACAGCCAACGGGCGCATCGCCGTGGGCTGGCTCATCGTCGAAGATCTCGCGATGGTCGTCGCGCTCGTCCTGCTGCCGGCCTTCGCGGAAACGTTGGGTGGCCACGCAGCCGGTGGTCATGGAGCGGCAGCCGCGGCGGATACGAGCCTCGCCATGGCGTTGGGTCTTACTCTCCTGAAAGTCGCGGGCTTCGTCGTGCTTGCCATCGCGCTCGGGCCGCGCGTCGTTCCGTGGATTCTCGGGCAGGTTGCCCGCACGGGATCACGTGAGCTCTTCACGCTCTCGGTACTCGCGGTGGCGCTCGGCATTGCCTACGGCTCGGCTGTCATATTCGGCGTTTCATTCGCGCTCGGCGCCTTCTTTGCCGGCGTGGTGCTGTCCGAATCCCGCTTCAGCCATCGTGCCGCCCATGAGTCCCTGCCCCTGCAGGACGCCTTTGCCGTGCTGTTCTTTGTCTCGGTAGGGATGCTGTTCGACCCATCGATCCTCATCCGCGAGCCACTGGCGGTGTTGATCGTGCTGGCGATCATCATGGTCGGTAAGTCGCTTGCAGCCATGCTGATCGTTCTCGTACTCGGCTACCCCTTGGCGACGGCGGTGACCGTTGCCGCAAGCCTCGCGCAGATCGGAGAATTCTCGTTCATCCTCGGCGGCCTCGGTGTCGCCCTCGGCTTGCTTCCGAAGGAAGGCAGTGATCTCATCCTTGCCGGTGCCCTGTTGTCCATCACGTTGAACCCCCTCGCCTTTGTCCTGGCGCCGAGACTGATCAGCCGCCTCGGCGTGTGGAAGGCGCTCGCGACCCACGGCGAGCATCGCTACAACGCGTTGGAAGCTGATATCGAGGCGGCCCAAGCACGCGCCCACGAAAGGGAGCACGCCCACGCTCTCGAGGTGCAGCAAGTCGTGCAGCGCTTCCCGATCTTCGCGGATATCGACCCCGAACAGCGGCAGGAATTCTTGCTCCTGTTCCGGCCGGAAAGTGCCGACCCTGGCAAGCGTATCATCCAGAAGGGCGACAAGCCGGACGGGATGTATTTCATCTCATCCGGCAAGGCCGGGGTAGGTACAGAGGCTGGCGACATAACCCTTGGCCCCGGCGACTTCTTCGGTGAAATGGCGCTCCTGTCGGGCAGCCGCCGGACCGCGGATGTGACGGCGCTCGACTATTGCGAGCTCCTGAAGATGAGCCGGCGCGATTTCCTGCAATTCGTCGCCCGTAATCCGAGCCTTCGCAGGCGTTTCAGCGAAACAGCCACGCATCGAAGCGAGGTAAACCGGCGCAACCTGATCTCCGAACCACCGGCGGCTCCATCGCACTGATACTGCGGGAAGGGTGCTGGCCAACCGCGCGCACCCCACGGCGCCCAATCCAACGGGCGCCGTCTCCTTCCGGTCAATAGCCGACGGTAAATCGCTGGCGGATATGGGCCGGATTCTCCACTTCATCAACAAGGGCGACAGCGTAGTCCTCGAAAGAGATGCTGCTTCCCCTGTCGTTTGTCAGCAGTTCGTCCTTGCCGAGGCGGAACTGGCCTGTGCGCTCGCCGGGAACGAAGAGCGCGGACGGGGACAGGAACGTCCAGTCGAGGTCGTCAATCCCGCGCAATCTCTTCAGAAAATCACCCCCCTTGACGGCTTCGGCCTTGTAGGCCGAGGGAAAGTCAGGCGTGGTCACCAAGGCAATGCCCGGTGCGACCTCCAGGCTGCCGGCCCCGCCGACGACCAGGTAGCGCTTGACGCCCGAAGCACGGACAGCCTCGATCAGAACGTCCGGGTCGCTGGCGAGGAAATGAACGGAGCTGATGACCGCATCATGCCCTTTCAAGAGATCCGCCAGGCCCTCGCCATCAAACACATCCCCCTTCTTGGGCGTGACATTCGGCTCCGCGGAGATTTTCTCGGGATGACGGGCAATGGCGGTGACACTATGCCCCCGGCGCACGAGTTCTGCGAGGATGCGCGAGCCGGCGTTGCCACTGGCGCCTATGAGAGCGACTTTCATCGTCGTCGTTCCTTTCAGGGATGAACAGCTGGTGTCATTGACTGTCGAGCTGGCGAAGCAAGGCCTCGCGTTCGCCGTAAAGAAGCTGGCTCGGAATAAGGCGATCACCCTGCTCGGTGGACAGAACCACTGTCGGCACACCACGTGCGCCATGGGCCGCCATGAGACGTCGGCCGGTGGCAACCGCGTGACGTGCCGCGGCGAGAACACCCCGGTCATTAGCCAGAAGTCTAGCGGCGGCCCCGGACAGCCCCATCCCGTCGAGCACCGCAGCGACCTCCTGGCGAACGGAGGTATCGCGGCCGTCGACATAGCGCGCATGCTGAATTGCCTTGCAGGCCGCGAAAAGCTGATCGGGCGCGTCGAGGCTGACAGCCACGAGCGCCAACGTAGCGACTGTGGAATCAAAGGCTGTGCCTGGCAGCAGTACCTGCTCGCGATAGCGCTCCGAGAAGGGCTGGCCCGTTAGAGAGGCGATCCGCTGATCATTCTCCCAGGCATAGGCCGCAAAATTCGCATCCATGACGCGGGCGCCCTCCCCCGCGAAAAGGCCGGTTGGCACGAAGGTAATCTTCGCCCTGCTCTGCAGCACCTCAAGGGCCGGCATCGCGCCATAGCACCATCCGCACAGCGGGTCATAAAGATAGGTCACCTGTCCCGCCAGACTGTCG
Encoded here:
- a CDS encoding DsbA family protein; this encodes MNHRVEQGLPDSVAPFDSLAGQVTYLYDPLCGWCYGAMPALEVLQSRAKITFVPTGLFAGEGARVMDANFAAYAWENDQRIASLTGQPFSERYREQVLLPGTAFDSTVATLALVAVSLDAPDQLFAACKAIQHARYVDGRDTSVRQEVAAVLDGMGLSGAAARLLANDRGVLAAARHAVATGRRLMAAHGARGVPTVVLSTEQGDRLIPSQLLYGEREALLRQLDSQ
- a CDS encoding cation:proton antiporter, with protein sequence MPHETTLIATVAVGFVLAFIFGFLADRFRLPPLVGYLVAGIFIGPFTPGFVADAGLSGQLAEMGVILLMFGVGLHFSISDLMAVKWIAIPGAVGQIVLATLIGVGVGTIWGWSLGGSLVFGLSLSVASTVVLLKALEERNMLPTANGRIAVGWLIVEDLAMVVALVLLPAFAETLGGHAAGGHGAAAAADTSLAMALGLTLLKVAGFVVLAIALGPRVVPWILGQVARTGSRELFTLSVLAVALGIAYGSAVIFGVSFALGAFFAGVVLSESRFSHRAAHESLPLQDAFAVLFFVSVGMLFDPSILIREPLAVLIVLAIIMVGKSLAAMLIVLVLGYPLATAVTVAASLAQIGEFSFILGGLGVALGLLPKEGSDLILAGALLSITLNPLAFVLAPRLISRLGVWKALATHGEHRYNALEADIEAAQARAHEREHAHALEVQQVVQRFPIFADIDPEQRQEFLLLFRPESADPGKRIIQKGDKPDGMYFISSGKAGVGTEAGDITLGPGDFFGEMALLSGSRRTADVTALDYCELLKMSRRDFLQFVARNPSLRRRFSETATHRSEVNRRNLISEPPAAPSH
- a CDS encoding NAD(P)-dependent oxidoreductase encodes the protein MKVALIGASGNAGSRILAELVRRGHSVTAIARHPEKISAEPNVTPKKGDVFDGEGLADLLKGHDAVISSVHFLASDPDVLIEAVRASGVKRYLVVGGAGSLEVAPGIALVTTPDFPSAYKAEAVKGGDFLKRLRGIDDLDWTFLSPSALFVPGERTGQFRLGKDELLTNDRGSSISFEDYAVALVDEVENPAHIRQRFTVGY